The genomic region ACTACGTTGTAGACGAAAAGCGAGTGCTCCTGAATATCGGCACACAGGACGCAACACTCTCATTTGAAGATTCAGACGTTGCAAGAATTATGGTGGATGACTTTCAAACATACGCGCACGAAGAAGTTGAGGCTCAAACATGAACACCAGAAAGATGCTCCCGCTCGCGTTATTGTACGCTCATGAGGAGCATCAGATTGACGGGCGTACCCGATTCCAGAAGCTCATTTTCCTGATGCAGATGGAAGGGAATCTGGAAAACTTAACTCCCACCGACACATATCGGTTCGAACCATACGATTACGGGCCCTTCTCCAGTAGACTGTACGACGATTTAGATGCTCACATCGAGCGGGGTTTAATCGATGACTCGAAAGAGAAACTTGACGAAGAGGATGACATAGTCAAGTACAAGTATCAACTCAAGCCGGAGGGGCGGGATTTTGTCGGAGAAAAGATCTCTGACGGAGATATTGAACGGATAGTCCAAGAGGCAGAACGGATAGTACGGGAATACGGAGATATTCGGTTGCCAGATCTTATTGATATAGTTTACTCCAAATATCCAGATTATGCAGAGAACAGCGTCCTCAGATGATTAGACGGCATATTTAACCTCGATAGCTATCTGGACCCCCTTCGAAAGGTCAGACAGATCTTATACAGCTCTCCCCATTTCGGAGGAAAAGCCCTCAAGATCGATTTTCTTGGTAAGGAGTCGGTGTCGTCTATTGTCCCCTCAAAGGGTGAGGGGGTCGCAGTGCTGGCGAGTTCCCTGAACACGGTGAGAACGATGGCAACCAGAGATATCTACGAAACTGGCTTCGACGAAGACGTCAAAATGGAGTCGAGTGCGAACCAGTGTCCCGAGTGCGACGGCCGGGTCACGACTAACGCTGTGGAAACGGTATGTGAGGACTGTGACCTGGTCATCGACGAACAACGCATCAATCACGGGCCGGGGTGGCGGGCATACGACGACAAGGAGAGCGAGCGAACGTGCGCCCCACTCACTGCGGCCCGCCACGATGGAGGCTTGTCGACGGAAATCGGTAGCGGCACCGACGCAAAGGGGAACGAATCCCCGATCGGGAGCAGTGGGTCTGTTGGCGGGCAGCTGATACTGACGACTCGGCAGACGGGATTTCACTCACACCGATCGATCCGGCGACCGGCGAGCGCGCAACCTTCGATGACGAAGATACGTGGAGTGGTTTTGAGGATGCATACGCCACGGCGACGGCGTCCGAACTCGATGTCGACGGACTCGCCTTCTATCCCACACACGATGACCCATTTACTGCTGTCGAACTCTCCGCCTGTCGTGATCCTGAGACCGGCGACCTCGATGGCTGGGCCCGGACGGTGATTGAGACGCTTGATTCCTATACTGAAGCTGCATACGACGGTCAGACCATTCGGATTATCGTTGCGGGGCAGCCACCGAGTTGGACCTCCGGGCCGATCGACATCTGTGATGCGGAGTTCTACATACCGATTACGGGTGATCGGCTGTCGTCGACGCCGGCGACAGTTACCGAGCGAACGACGGAACTCCGGGGTGTCTACAAGGCGTGGAAAGGAGCTGCCGACCCAGCCGAAGCCGCGGCGACGCTGTCTGTCGTCGATGTTCAGGAATTCGGTGGGTTGCCATCAGAGCCCAGTGTCGACGTTGATTTGAGTGATACCGCAGTCATCGAACGGGCACAGTACGGGCCCGCTAGTGACGTCTTCCGGCGGTTATGGACTGGCAGTAGTGCAGGGTATGCAAGTCAAACGGAGGCTGACGTCGCATTCTGCAGCCAGCTCGCGTATTGGACTGGCGGTGACGGCGAGCAAATAGAACGGCTGGTTCGACAATCGGATCGAAATCGAGCCGAGTGGGTGAGTCTTGTTTCAGAGGATACGCTGTACGACGAGCGAACTATCGAACAGGCACTCGAGCTTGTCGACGATTACCACGATCCCCAGTCAGAACCTGGTAGGCTTTGAGAGCTCTCCGGATCCCCGATTCAAAAAGCCGGTAAGAATGTACGTCGCGGCCTTGAGTGACTGAGTATGAAATTCAGTGGTGAGATCCTCGTTGAGCACACACATAGCGAGGTCAAAACACATTGGCTCGAGCGAGCTGGGCCTCAATTAGTTCTTGATATCGACGACGCCGAACTATTGGATGAAGAAATCGAGAACACGATTGAACAGTACATAGCAGACACGGGGATACATTACGTGGATGAGTTCGCTAGCGGTGGTGACTGGGTGACCTGCCAATTCGGACGAGTTGAAGTTCCTATCGATAGTTGGCATTGCAAGATTACAGGTACTAACTGTCCGATCCAAGCAAAAATAGATTTAACCGACAAAGAGCGATTCCTCCATGGATGTAACATAGAAGCCTCTGAGGAGACTGTCCAAGCGAAGTATGATCGCAGCCCAGAAGAGTTCAAGGAAGACATCTGGGACACTGTTACTGACGGTGATTATGAGGGTCATCATCACCATCCAGGAACTGCGCCCTGCTCTTTCTGTGAAGACGCTAACCGACGT from Halanaeroarchaeum sulfurireducens harbors:
- a CDS encoding type II toxin-antitoxin system antitoxin SocA domain-containing protein; translated protein: MNTRKMLPLALLYAHEEHQIDGRTRFQKLIFLMQMEGNLENLTPTDTYRFEPYDYGPFSSRLYDDLDAHIERGLIDDSKEKLDEEDDIVKYKYQLKPEGRDFVGEKISDGDIERIVQEAERIVREYGDIRLPDLIDIVYSKYPDYAENSVLR
- a CDS encoding phage NrS-1 polymerase family protein; translation: MIETLDSYTEAAYDGQTIRIIVAGQPPSWTSGPIDICDAEFYIPITGDRLSSTPATVTERTTELRGVYKAWKGAADPAEAAATLSVVDVQEFGGLPSEPSVDVDLSDTAVIERAQYGPASDVFRRLWTGSSAGYASQTEADVAFCSQLAYWTGGDGEQIERLVRQSDRNRAEWVSLVSEDTLYDERTIEQALELVDDYHDPQSEPGRL